The DNA segment GGAGAAAAATTAAATATGTACACTAAAAGACACTGCATAAGAGGCGGCGTTTCCGGTTATGAGGAGTCTTTTGCAGATGTTGTGTCGGAGTCGCCCGTCGGCATATTCGTAAACGGGAGGCAGGCCGCGACAGTGATGCTTAGTCCTGCAATGCTGAAAGAGTACGCAGCAGGTTTTCTTTTAACGGAAGGCATAGTTAAATCGCCGGACGAGATAGAGTCCGTCCTTGTCGAGGATAACAAAATAAGCGTCCTGATGCAAAACCCCAGAAAAATGCTCTTTTCAAAGAAAACCGTCCTTTCAGGGTGCGGCGGGGGTGCGACGTCACTGGACTATTCAAGAATTCCTGCGGCACCGAAAGGAAAAATATTCCCGCCTGAGACAATAAAAAAAG comes from the Methanomicrobium sp. W14 genome and includes:
- a CDS encoding formate dehydrogenase accessory sulfurtransferase FdhD; the encoded protein is MYTKRHCIRGGVSGYEESFADVVSESPVGIFVNGRQAATVMLSPAMLKEYAAGFLLTEGIVKSPDEIESVLVEDNKISVLMQNPRKMLFSKKTVLSGCGGGATSLDYSRIPAAPKGKIFPPETIKKAAKEVYARKSPVKADSLFSAGIFSDGKTVCIAQDIGRDNALDKAVGDVFLEKISLPGCFAVVTGRISSETVRKCLYAQIPFAVSLGGVTSLACDAAQEKDMTVIYFDGGEVFSIFSGEKRVAGIR